CGAGGGCTCACCCCGCAGCGCACGAGCCCCCGGAAACATGTGGGGCTCGAGCCTCTTGCCCGCCGAGTCCAGCGCAACCCAACGAGCGCTGATTTCCGGCTCGCTGGAGGGAATGCGATCGCTGGGCAGATACCGTCGATAGAGCGGGTTACTGATGACCGAGCGCCCATCGGCATCCATGAAACTGATGCCAACGGGGACGTTCTCCAACAGGATACGCAGCCTGCCTCGCTCCTCTGCGAGTTCGGCCAGACGGTCACGCATGTCGAACTGGCGTTCCCGGGAACCCCACGCAGCGGCCACCGCGCTGAGCAGGGATGCCGAGCTCAGCGGCCGTTCCAGCACGATGACGTAGCCAGCGGATCGTGGCAGCCGGCGCCGAGCTGTTTCGGTATCGCGCCCGGAACGGCCGTTGTTGGAAGCCAGCAAAATGATCGGGATGTCAGACCAGCTCGGTTGCCGAGCCAAGGCCTCACCCAGAACGCCGACGTCACCGAGCAGGGCTTCTTCGGTCAGCATTATCAGCCCGGTTCCGGCGCCGAGGGCAGCTGCCAGCGAAGAAAGGTCGGGGTGGATTTGCAGCGAGTACTTGTCCCCGAAAAGCTTGGAAAGACTCTCCACGTCTCCCTTGAAAGGCGCAACGACCGACAGCGTTTTCGCTTCTGCTTGTCGCTCAGCCACGCTGCCGCTCTTCCATCAGCGGGCGCTCCGCCCCGAAGTATTCGGGCGTTCCGGTCAGTACACCGCGGAAGTTCACCAGCGGCTCCCCGACACGCACACCCTGAGAGTCGATGCGCAACTCCCGGATACCGTCTTCGTGCGCTCCCGCACGGTGCTTGAGCACCGATATGGCCTTGCGCAACCGACCCTGCGCTTCGAAAAAGCGTATCAACACTACGGAATCGGCGACGTAGGAGATTTCCAGATTGGTAATCATCGAGCCCAGCAGACCATGTTGAGGGTTGATCAGAAAGGTGACCACCCCCCGCTGACTTAGGTACGACAGCAACTCGTGCATTTGCAGAATGAGTTGTTGTTCCTGCGGCATGGCTGCCATGTAGCCATTGAGGCTGTCCACGACGATCATGGCGCACTGACGCTTTTCTACCTCGGAGCGTACCCGCCATGCGAACTCCCCGGGCGAGATCTCTGCAGGGTCGATCTGCTGGATGGTCAGGTGGCCAGACTCCAGAAACTCGCTGAATCTCAAGCCCATGCTGTCAGCTCGGGCAATCAGCGTAGTGACACGCTCGTCGAACTCGTAAATCGTGCAGTTTTCGCCTCGAGCACACGCCGCTGCTACATAAACCAGCGAAAGCGTGGTCTTGCCTGCGCCAGCGGGACCGGTCAACAGCGTGCTGGTACCACGCATCGGGCCGCCGACCAGCAGGTCATCGAGTTCCTCGATGCCGCTCTTCACGGCTTCACCGGTAAACACCCCATGCTGACCGGCGGCGACCAGCCGCGGGTACACTTCGAGGCCGCCAGGGCGGATGGTGAAATCGTGGTACCCGGCGACGAAGTCGACGCCACGCAGCTTCTGTACCTGCAAGCGTCGCCGCGCTGCGCCGAAATCCAGCGTGAGCCGTTCGAGCGTTACCACGCCGTGACAGAGACTGTGGAGATGATTGTCGCGTTCGCCACCCGAGCCGGTGAGGTCATCGACCAGTAGAACCGTGATGTCCCGTCCGGCAAAATACTGTTTGAGGGCGAGCACCTGGCGCCGATAGCGCAATGGATCCTGAGACAGCAGACGCATTTCTGACAGGCTGTCGAACACTAGCCGCTTTGGCTGGAGGGCATCGACTCGCTCCTGGATGAGCTTGATCGTGTTGCCCAGCTCGGCTTCCCAGGGATGCAGAATCGACTGCTCGTAGATTTCGCCGAGCGCCTCGTTCGTGGAAGCGAACTCGAAGAGGTTGATGCCGTCCAGGGTCCAGCCGTGGGAGGCAGCGACGCTCTCGAGCTCCTCTGCAGTTTCCGAGAGAGTGATATATAGAACCGGCTCGCCGGCGGCGACGCCCGTCATCAGGAACTGCAGTCCTAACGTCGTCTTGCCCGAACCTGGCGTTCCTTCAAGCAGATAGAGTCTGTTGCTGGGAAGTCCTCCTTTGAGGATTGTGTCAAAACCAGCATTACCTGTCGAAACGATCGGGCGCGATGAAACCATGTACTACCTCGTGCAGGAAATTTCGTACCGCCGGGGCGGTGACTCCTTTGAGTCAGTATGAATCGGAGAATCCTGCCTCGCCACCGAATTTTCGGTTG
Above is a window of Halopseudomonas nanhaiensis DNA encoding:
- a CDS encoding ATPase domain-containing protein, which gives rise to MVSSRPIVSTGNAGFDTILKGGLPSNRLYLLEGTPGSGKTTLGLQFLMTGVAAGEPVLYITLSETAEELESVAASHGWTLDGINLFEFASTNEALGEIYEQSILHPWEAELGNTIKLIQERVDALQPKRLVFDSLSEMRLLSQDPLRYRRQVLALKQYFAGRDITVLLVDDLTGSGGERDNHLHSLCHGVVTLERLTLDFGAARRRLQVQKLRGVDFVAGYHDFTIRPGGLEVYPRLVAAGQHGVFTGEAVKSGIEELDDLLVGGPMRGTSTLLTGPAGAGKTTLSLVYVAAACARGENCTIYEFDERVTTLIARADSMGLRFSEFLESGHLTIQQIDPAEISPGEFAWRVRSEVEKRQCAMIVVDSLNGYMAAMPQEQQLILQMHELLSYLSQRGVVTFLINPQHGLLGSMITNLEISYVADSVVLIRFFEAQGRLRKAISVLKHRAGAHEDGIRELRIDSQGVRVGEPLVNFRGVLTGTPEYFGAERPLMEERQRG